From one Pedobacter faecalis genomic stretch:
- the ccoG gene encoding cytochrome c oxidase accessory protein CcoG, with protein sequence MMQQKRIYPKIIKGALYRYRSALSYLFLLLLFAAPFITLNGEQLVLLNVLERKFVFFGIIFWPQDFYLFVLALLSFIVFIVLFTMVFGRVFCGWICPQTIFLEMVYRKIENWIEGDHIKQQKLDNAPMSTKKFLKKAAKHGIFFGIAFLISNIFLAYIIGSAQLLRIITEPVHMHISGFIAIWIFAFVFYLVFSRVRELVCTVVCPYGRLQSVLLDDQSIVVAYDYQRGEPRGKLRRHEEKPLGDCIDCKLCVQVCPTGIDIRNGTQLECVNCTACIDACNMVMDKIDRPRQLIGFKSEAQIRDRTGFRLSRKIYVYGALLVGLIGLLTTLLIGRSEVETTILRASGTLYQLREPDSVSNLYTAEMVNKTSRPVGFSIVALKPYMRIQYVQKPDTIGYGGSTKATFFVVMPTSEVKKYKTQIGFELRSDTTVLDRFKTTFIAPVND encoded by the coding sequence GCAGCAAAAACGGATATATCCGAAGATCATAAAAGGGGCACTCTACAGATACCGCTCTGCACTGAGCTATCTGTTCTTGCTCCTTTTATTTGCCGCGCCTTTTATTACGCTGAACGGCGAACAGCTGGTCCTGCTCAATGTGCTGGAGCGCAAGTTTGTCTTCTTCGGCATTATCTTCTGGCCGCAGGACTTCTATCTGTTTGTATTGGCCCTGCTCAGTTTTATTGTATTTATCGTCCTCTTTACCATGGTGTTTGGCCGCGTATTCTGCGGCTGGATTTGTCCGCAGACCATCTTCCTGGAAATGGTATACCGCAAGATCGAAAACTGGATAGAAGGCGACCATATAAAGCAACAGAAGCTGGACAATGCGCCCATGAGCACGAAGAAGTTCCTGAAGAAGGCCGCCAAGCACGGAATCTTCTTTGGGATCGCTTTTCTGATCTCAAACATCTTCCTCGCGTACATTATCGGCTCCGCACAGTTGCTGCGCATTATCACAGAGCCTGTGCACATGCATATCAGCGGTTTTATTGCCATATGGATCTTTGCCTTCGTCTTTTACCTGGTCTTTTCGAGAGTAAGGGAACTGGTATGCACGGTGGTGTGCCCGTATGGGCGACTTCAAAGTGTGCTGCTCGACGATCAGAGTATTGTAGTAGCCTACGACTACCAGCGCGGTGAGCCGCGCGGAAAATTGCGCCGGCATGAGGAAAAACCTTTGGGCGACTGCATTGACTGTAAACTTTGTGTGCAGGTTTGTCCGACGGGGATTGATATCCGCAATGGTACTCAACTGGAGTGTGTAAACTGTACGGCCTGTATAGATGCCTGCAATATGGTGATGGACAAGATAGATCGTCCGCGCCAGCTCATAGGCTTCAAGTCGGAGGCTCAGATAAGGGACCGGACGGGATTCAGGTTGAGCAGGAAAATCTATGTATACGGCGCGCTTCTGGTTGGGCTTATTGGCTTGCTTACCACCCTGCTCATTGGTCGGTCTGAAGTGGAAACGACGATACTCCGCGCCAGTGGCACCTTGTATCAGCTAAGGGAACCGGATTCGGTAAGTAACCTTTACACGGCAGAGATGGTTAATAAGACGAGTCGCCCTGTTGGTTTTAGTATTGTGGCTCTGAAGCCATATATGCGTATACAGTATGTGCAGAAGCCTGATACCATAGGCTATGGCGGCAGTACTAAAGCGACCTTTTTTGTGGTGATGCCGACGAGCGAAGTAAAAAAATATAAAACGCAGATTGGATTTGAACTGAGGAGCGATACAACGGTGCTGGATCGCTTTAAGACAACGTTTATTGCACCGGTTAACGATTAA
- a CDS encoding response regulator translates to MKQKVILIIEDNEDIREGTAEILGLANYETITAENGRIGVDMAIKHLPDLILCDIMMPELDGYGVLHLLGKNPATSVIPFIFLTAKTERIDMRKGMEMGADDYLTKPFDEVELFNAIEARLNKSDNQKKMYSQSLDKLNALLNSNKGNEELNKLISGRKIRHIKKKQVIYYEDDTANGIYLVVSGNVKTVKIAEDGRELLTGMYGPDEYFGVAALLASDTYRDTAEATEDTSICLLPRAHLEELFVKFPDVASQFIRLLASNVLNKEEQLLQLAYHSVRKRMSEALLRLVKPGAQEPPAISISRDNLAAMAGMATETVSRILSDFKEEGLIERKAGSIVILNRQKLAGMKN, encoded by the coding sequence ATGAAACAAAAAGTCATTTTAATCATAGAAGACAATGAGGATATCCGCGAGGGAACCGCAGAAATTCTCGGACTAGCCAATTACGAAACGATTACCGCAGAAAACGGTCGCATTGGCGTAGATATGGCCATAAAGCACTTGCCCGACCTGATCTTATGCGATATTATGATGCCGGAACTCGACGGTTACGGCGTACTGCACCTGCTCGGCAAAAACCCGGCAACCTCCGTAATCCCTTTTATCTTCCTTACCGCAAAAACCGAGCGCATCGATATGCGTAAGGGCATGGAGATGGGGGCCGACGACTATCTGACCAAGCCATTCGATGAAGTGGAGCTTTTCAACGCCATAGAAGCAAGGCTCAACAAGTCAGACAATCAGAAGAAGATGTACAGCCAGTCGCTCGACAAGCTCAATGCCCTGCTCAACAGCAATAAAGGCAACGAAGAACTGAACAAACTGATTTCAGGACGCAAAATAAGGCATATTAAGAAGAAGCAGGTCATCTACTATGAAGACGATACGGCAAACGGCATTTACCTTGTTGTTTCCGGGAACGTAAAGACGGTCAAGATTGCCGAAGATGGCCGTGAACTGCTTACAGGCATGTATGGGCCCGACGAATACTTCGGCGTAGCGGCCTTGCTGGCCAGCGACACCTACCGGGATACCGCGGAGGCAACCGAAGATACCTCCATCTGCCTGCTGCCAAGGGCGCATCTCGAAGAATTGTTTGTAAAATTCCCTGATGTTGCCAGCCAGTTTATCAGGTTGCTGGCTAGCAATGTGCTCAATAAGGAAGAGCAGCTTTTGCAGCTGGCCTACCATTCCGTCCGTAAAAGGATGTCGGAAGCCCTTCTTCGCCTCGTTAAACCCGGTGCGCAGGAGCCGCCTGCAATAAGTATCTCACGAGATAACCTCGCTGCAATGGCAGGTATGGCTACCGAAACAGTAAGTCGTATACTCAGCGATTTCAAGGAGGAGGGACTTATAGAGCGCAAAGCCGGATCAATCGTTATCCTGAACCGCCAGAAACTGGCTGGGATGAAAAACTGA
- a CDS encoding OmpA/MotB family protein, whose translation MKRIMIISCAALGTVLASCGTSKKLQEANTRYSRLDSTYRKAQAELASSRDSTAKYKGISRNLQSQLAQQKSSNDQMVNQLKDLSVISGSQAESIKKSLESLSSKDAYIQNLQSAIARKDSLTMNLVMNLKGAIGNLNDQDINIKVDKGVVYIDISDKLLFVTGKYEVNQQAKAVLGKVAKVLMNQPEIEFMVEGHTDNVPYRQGVLLDNWDLSVKRATSVVRILQNEYGIPPVKMTAAGRGEYVPVSGNETDSGRAANRRTRIVILPQLDQFFKLLEAPQK comes from the coding sequence ATGAAACGTATAATGATCATATCATGCGCAGCATTGGGAACAGTATTAGCTTCGTGCGGAACGTCTAAGAAGCTTCAGGAAGCCAACACCCGGTATTCACGTCTCGACAGTACATACCGCAAGGCCCAGGCAGAACTGGCCAGCAGCAGAGATTCCACAGCAAAATACAAGGGCATCAGCCGTAACCTGCAGTCCCAGCTCGCACAGCAAAAGAGTTCTAACGACCAGATGGTGAATCAGTTGAAAGACCTTTCCGTGATCTCAGGATCTCAGGCAGAGAGTATTAAGAAATCACTGGAAAGTCTCAGTTCTAAAGACGCCTACATTCAGAACCTTCAGTCGGCCATAGCCCGAAAGGACTCCCTTACCATGAACCTGGTGATGAACCTGAAAGGGGCTATTGGTAATCTGAACGACCAGGATATCAATATTAAAGTCGATAAGGGCGTTGTGTACATCGACATCTCAGACAAGCTGCTATTCGTAACCGGAAAGTACGAGGTAAACCAGCAGGCTAAAGCCGTGCTGGGCAAGGTTGCCAAGGTGCTGATGAACCAGCCTGAAATTGAATTTATGGTAGAAGGACATACCGACAACGTACCTTACCGCCAGGGTGTGCTGCTTGATAACTGGGACCTGAGCGTTAAACGCGCTACCTCTGTAGTCAGGATACTGCAAAACGAATACGGTATACCACCGGTTAAGATGACTGCTGCTGGTAGGGGCGAGTATGTTCCCGTATCAGGCAATGAAACTGATTCGGGCCGTGCGGCCAACCGCAGAACCCGCATCGTCATTCTGCCTCAGCTCGACCAGTTCTTTAAACTGCTGGAAGCGCCTCAAAAGTAA
- a CDS encoding mechanosensitive ion channel family protein has product MPLSFKPLFIVLACLIATLSTPAAAQLLPETPVENNEAAAPEIPEDSLGRGTPRGMVSGFLKAMSDQNYMRASQYLQLTRRQQREAERERIVLAFQRLLDQGGNIMPSSWISNKVSGRLDDDLAAGTDLVGTITVEGEVINLIAASTEKAGQPTLWQFSSETVNEIAAIKTNEALLVNKALPAPLKERLLAGVPIGHWLAMLLLALVSYGIAWCITFILRFLILKIWNRKRYEHICDIISVVDVPFRLYLAVAFFVAISQQVGISIIVRQKFSGVTLIVGIIAIMIFLSRLTDFIGEFSKNRMSKRGRVSALSVILFLRRTIKVAIIIIGIIAVLSALGVDVTTGLAALGIGGIALALGAQKTVENFVGSVTLIADQPIRVGDFVTVGATSGTVESIGMRSTKLRTGERSVVTIPNGEFSSTRIDNFAHRDRFLFNPVLRLRYETTPDQIRYLLVELRAILYSHPMVNPDPARIRFAGFGESSLNLEVWSYIDAPDFDIFLEVKEDLLLRFMDKIKESGTGLAFPSQTVYVAQDAGISEEQTKLAAEKVGNWITRNEMQLPKFDQQKIDSLKNTIPYPPEGSVLSQKKP; this is encoded by the coding sequence ATGCCTTTATCATTTAAACCACTATTTATCGTATTGGCTTGCCTGATTGCGACCCTGTCGACACCCGCAGCCGCACAACTTTTACCGGAAACACCAGTTGAAAATAACGAAGCCGCCGCTCCCGAAATCCCTGAAGACTCTTTGGGTCGCGGAACACCCCGCGGCATGGTTTCAGGCTTTCTTAAAGCCATGTCTGACCAAAATTACATGCGGGCAAGTCAGTACCTGCAGTTGACCCGCCGACAGCAACGCGAGGCAGAACGGGAACGCATTGTACTGGCCTTCCAGCGCTTGCTGGATCAGGGTGGTAATATCATGCCCTCGTCCTGGATCAGCAATAAAGTTTCCGGTCGGCTAGATGATGACCTGGCGGCGGGCACTGATCTGGTAGGTACCATTACCGTAGAAGGTGAAGTGATTAACCTCATTGCGGCAAGCACGGAAAAAGCCGGGCAGCCAACGTTATGGCAATTTTCTTCGGAGACAGTAAATGAGATTGCGGCGATCAAGACAAATGAGGCGCTGCTCGTGAACAAGGCTCTTCCCGCCCCACTTAAAGAGCGGTTACTGGCGGGTGTTCCTATAGGACACTGGCTGGCCATGCTGCTGCTGGCCCTGGTATCGTATGGTATTGCATGGTGCATCACTTTTATTTTAAGATTCCTCATTTTGAAGATCTGGAACCGGAAACGTTACGAGCATATCTGCGATATCATTAGCGTGGTTGATGTTCCGTTCCGCTTGTACCTTGCGGTAGCGTTTTTTGTGGCCATTTCTCAGCAGGTCGGCATCTCTATCATTGTGCGCCAGAAATTTAGCGGCGTTACGCTGATCGTGGGGATCATAGCTATAATGATCTTCCTCTCCCGGCTGACAGACTTTATCGGCGAGTTCAGCAAGAATCGAATGAGCAAACGTGGCCGGGTGTCCGCTTTGTCGGTCATCCTTTTTCTTCGCAGGACTATTAAGGTAGCAATCATCATTATTGGAATCATCGCTGTACTGAGCGCCCTTGGCGTGGACGTTACGACCGGACTTGCGGCTTTGGGTATTGGTGGTATTGCGTTGGCCCTGGGTGCTCAGAAGACCGTCGAAAACTTTGTTGGAAGTGTAACGCTGATAGCCGATCAACCTATTCGGGTGGGCGATTTTGTGACCGTGGGTGCCACTTCAGGTACGGTTGAATCGATTGGTATGCGCTCTACCAAACTCCGCACAGGTGAACGCAGCGTGGTGACCATTCCAAACGGAGAATTTTCTTCAACCCGAATTGATAATTTTGCGCATCGGGACCGCTTCCTGTTTAATCCGGTGCTTCGGTTAAGATATGAAACGACACCTGACCAGATACGTTACCTGCTGGTAGAGTTACGTGCGATTCTGTACAGCCATCCAATGGTCAACCCCGACCCGGCGCGCATCCGTTTCGCCGGATTTGGGGAAAGTTCATTGAACCTGGAGGTGTGGTCGTACATTGATGCGCCTGACTTTGATATATTCCTGGAGGTAAAGGAAGATCTGCTTTTGCGCTTTATGGACAAAATCAAAGAAAGTGGCACAGGCCTGGCTTTCCCGTCGCAAACCGTTTATGTGGCTCAGGACGCAGGTATTTCTGAGGAACAGACAAAGCTCGCCGCTGAAAAGGTTGGCAACTGGATAACTCGCAATGAAATGCAGTTACCAAAGTTTGATCAGCAAAAAATAGATTCACTCAAAAACACTATTCCCTACCCTCCCGAAGGGTCTGTGCTAAGCCAAAAGAAGCCTTAG
- a CDS encoding PAS domain-containing sensor histidine kinase, giving the protein MESAKLLKAIIETAIDGIITIDNRGMIESLNPAARRLFGYSLEEVQGRNISILMPEPDKSSHDGYIDRYQRTGEKRIIGKGREVLGLRKDGSTFPFRLAVSEVQYDDRVIYTGFIHDLSKEKEAELKLKEYAAELEQLVDERTKSLKKMVHALSEAKEEVSLSLEKEKELNQMKSRFVSMASHEFRTPLSSVQLSSVLIEKYAQPFQNEHITKHVNKIKNAVGNLTTILNDFLSLERLEAGKVEPAFTPFDIVKLSEEVTEEMQMIAKANQNIIYQHTGLESMVNLDQNLLRNCMINLISNAIKYSGEHTFIEFNTEITPTQCMVMIRDNGIGIPEADQKNLFQPFFRANNTGNIPGTGLGLNIVRRYAHLMNGELQFESELNKGAKFMLLFNR; this is encoded by the coding sequence ATGGAAAGTGCTAAACTTTTAAAAGCGATAATAGAAACGGCTATCGATGGCATTATTACAATCGACAACCGTGGAATGATAGAGAGTTTGAACCCCGCTGCCCGAAGGCTTTTTGGTTATAGCCTGGAAGAAGTACAGGGCAGAAATATTTCTATTTTAATGCCTGAGCCGGATAAGAGCAGCCACGATGGCTACATTGATCGTTATCAGCGCACAGGCGAAAAGCGCATTATAGGAAAGGGAAGGGAAGTCCTGGGGCTTAGAAAAGACGGAAGTACATTTCCTTTCAGGTTGGCGGTCAGCGAAGTCCAGTATGACGACCGGGTCATTTATACTGGTTTTATACATGATCTCTCTAAAGAAAAAGAGGCTGAGCTGAAACTTAAGGAATACGCTGCCGAACTTGAGCAGCTTGTCGACGAGCGCACCAAATCACTCAAAAAAATGGTACACGCACTAAGCGAGGCCAAGGAAGAAGTGAGTCTCTCGCTCGAAAAGGAGAAGGAACTCAACCAAATGAAGAGCCGGTTTGTGTCTATGGCTTCGCACGAGTTCCGCACACCATTAAGCTCCGTACAGCTTTCTTCTGTACTTATAGAGAAATACGCACAGCCCTTTCAGAACGAACATATTACCAAGCACGTAAACAAAATAAAAAATGCGGTGGGCAATCTTACCACCATCCTGAACGACTTCCTTTCGCTTGAGCGGCTTGAAGCCGGAAAGGTAGAGCCGGCGTTTACACCTTTCGACATCGTGAAGCTCTCTGAGGAAGTAACCGAGGAAATGCAAATGATCGCCAAGGCAAACCAGAATATTATTTATCAGCATACAGGGCTCGAGAGTATGGTAAACCTGGATCAGAACCTGCTCAGGAACTGTATGATCAACCTGATCTCTAACGCTATAAAGTATTCGGGAGAGCACACCTTCATCGAATTTAATACCGAGATCACACCAACGCAATGCATGGTCATGATACGCGATAACGGCATTGGCATCCCCGAGGCCGACCAAAAAAATCTGTTTCAGCCCTTTTTCCGGGCAAACAACACCGGTAATATTCCCGGTACCGGGCTCGGGTTGAACATCGTGCGCCGCTACGCTCACCTGATGAACGGAGAGCTGCAATTTGAAAGCGAGCTAAACAAAGGCGCTAAATTTATGCTTTTATTTAATAGGTAA
- the hemN gene encoding oxygen-independent coproporphyrinogen III oxidase — protein MNIDTLTEKYRVAAPRYTSYPTVPYWDETGFNESAWLGRLSEAVSDADGEISLYIHLPFCESLCTYCGCNTRITKNHGVELPYIAAVLKEWQLYLAQLDVKPVIKDIHLGGGTPTFFSAENLRLLVEGILKDAETSRDAAFSIEGHPNNTTEEHLRTLYALGFRRLSLGIQDFDPKVQLIINRIQSYEDVEKVTRLAREIGFDSVNYDLIYGLPLQTLEGLQSTIDQVIRLRPDRIAFYSYAHVPWVKPGQRRYTEAHLPSAELKKALYESGRLQLSHAGYVEIGMDHFTLESDTLYQAGLTGKLHRNFMGYTELNGKVMIGLGVSSISDCWSAFAQNVKSVEEYLALITADKLPLSKGHLLSASDLLIRRHILNIMCQGQTSWSLAELMNADFEAGILRMHELAADGLVHLRPNHLGVTPIGKRFLRNICMAFDARLWEKQPQTQLFSMAD, from the coding sequence ATGAACATTGATACACTTACCGAAAAATACCGTGTTGCAGCGCCAAGGTACACAAGTTACCCAACTGTACCTTACTGGGATGAAACCGGGTTCAATGAGTCTGCCTGGCTGGGCCGGCTCAGTGAGGCCGTAAGTGATGCCGATGGCGAAATAAGCCTCTATATCCATCTTCCTTTCTGTGAGAGCCTTTGCACCTATTGCGGCTGCAATACACGCATTACAAAGAACCATGGTGTAGAGTTACCTTATATTGCTGCGGTATTGAAGGAATGGCAACTCTACCTCGCTCAGCTCGATGTAAAGCCGGTGATCAAAGATATCCACCTGGGCGGTGGCACGCCTACTTTCTTTAGCGCTGAGAATCTTCGCCTGCTCGTCGAGGGCATCCTTAAAGATGCGGAAACGTCTCGTGACGCAGCATTCAGCATTGAAGGGCATCCAAACAATACTACCGAGGAACATCTGCGAACCTTATATGCATTAGGTTTCCGGCGCTTAAGCCTAGGTATACAGGATTTCGATCCTAAAGTACAGCTTATTATCAATCGCATACAGTCGTACGAAGATGTAGAAAAAGTCACCCGTCTGGCCCGGGAGATCGGCTTTGATTCGGTCAATTACGATCTGATCTACGGCTTGCCGCTTCAGACCCTCGAGGGGCTTCAGTCTACGATTGATCAGGTGATCAGGCTTAGGCCCGACCGTATCGCGTTTTACAGTTACGCCCACGTGCCCTGGGTTAAGCCCGGTCAACGCCGCTACACGGAAGCGCACCTGCCATCGGCCGAACTAAAAAAAGCCCTTTATGAAAGCGGTCGGCTTCAGCTAAGCCATGCAGGTTACGTTGAGATCGGCATGGACCATTTTACACTCGAGTCAGACACACTTTACCAGGCAGGTCTTACCGGTAAGCTGCACCGCAACTTTATGGGTTATACCGAATTGAACGGGAAGGTGATGATAGGACTTGGCGTTTCTTCCATCAGCGATTGCTGGTCCGCCTTTGCGCAGAACGTAAAAAGCGTAGAGGAATATCTGGCCCTAATCACAGCGGACAAACTTCCGCTCAGCAAAGGTCACCTGCTTTCTGCATCCGATCTGCTTATTCGCCGGCACATCTTAAATATCATGTGTCAGGGACAAACCAGTTGGAGCCTGGCAGAGCTCATGAATGCTGACTTTGAGGCTGGAATACTCCGAATGCATGAGCTGGCGGCAGACGGACTGGTACATCTTCGGCCCAATCATCTCGGCGTTACCCCGATCGGAAAGCGTTTCCTGAGAAATATCTGTATGGCTTTCGATGCCCGCCTCTGGGAAAAGCAGCCGCAAACGCAGTTGTTTAGCATGGCCGATTAA
- a CDS encoding FixH family protein, with translation MNWGSKIIIGMALFMSFIILLGIMMVRSTPDPLVDEDYYEKGLNYDQELRVKQHRLDSIRAQGGTANEQ, from the coding sequence ATGAACTGGGGAAGTAAAATAATCATCGGGATGGCACTCTTTATGTCTTTCATTATCCTGCTTGGAATAATGATGGTGAGAAGCACACCAGATCCGCTGGTAGACGAGGACTACTACGAAAAGGGCCTGAATTACGATCAGGAACTAAGGGTAAAACAGCATCGTCTGGACAGTATTCGTGCGCAGGGAGGAACCGCCAATGAGCAGTGA
- a CDS encoding lactate dehydrogenase, which yields MRVVAYSIKSAEKEPLAIANRKKHEITLISNSLSADTVFYAEGKDAVVVYTDDDVSAGVINQLADLGVKYIATRSASSHHIDQAAAALRNIKIASVPLMATSGLAESELSMALATETINNLDKWQGKRCLGDACICSRSCDQMHNAVATKHSSHEH from the coding sequence ATGAGAGTTGTAGCTTACAGCATAAAATCGGCGGAAAAGGAACCCCTTGCGATCGCCAACCGAAAAAAACATGAAATCACCCTGATATCCAATTCCCTGTCTGCAGACACGGTTTTTTACGCAGAGGGTAAGGATGCTGTTGTGGTATACACCGACGATGATGTCTCGGCAGGGGTTATCAACCAGCTTGCCGATCTGGGTGTTAAATATATCGCTACGCGGTCGGCCAGCAGCCATCATATCGATCAGGCTGCAGCAGCCCTTCGGAATATTAAGATCGCCAGCGTACCGCTGATGGCTACCAGCGGTCTGGCCGAAAGCGAGCTGTCTATGGCCCTGGCAACGGAGACGATCAATAACCTCGACAAGTGGCAGGGGAAAAGATGCTTAGGCGATGCCTGTATTTGCTCCCGCTCCTGCGATCAGATGCACAACGCCGTGGCCACAAAACACAGCAGCCATGAACATTGA
- the guaB gene encoding IMP dehydrogenase, with translation MQLDPNKFIAEGLTYDDVLLVPAYSEVLPRDVDTGTFLTKKIRLNVPIVSAAMDTVTEAGLAIAIAQAGGIGMLHKNMSIERQAEEVRKVKRSESGMIQDPVTLNANALVADAFQIMKEFKIGGIPVIDSDRKLVGIITNRDLRFQKDMQRKISEVMTSENLITASEGTTLLQAEEILQDYKIEKLPVVDAEGRLAGLITFKDIQKYKNFPKACKDDHGRLRVGAAVGVAGDNIERVAALVKAGVDVVTVDTAHGHSKGVIDMVKAIKERWPDLQVIAGNIATADAARELAYAGADAVKVGIGPGSICTTRIIAGVGVPQLYAVFECAKALEGTGIPVIADGGIKQTGDIVKAIAAGASSIMAGSLFAGVEESPGETIIYEGRKFKSYRGMGSVEAMQQGSKDRYFQDETDVVTKLVPEGIVGRVPYKGTLAEVIYQYVGGLRAGMHYCGAATVADLQKAKFVRITAAGMRESHPHDISITKEAPNYSSRL, from the coding sequence ATGCAACTCGATCCCAATAAATTTATCGCCGAAGGTTTAACATACGATGACGTATTGTTAGTTCCTGCCTATTCCGAAGTGTTACCCAGAGATGTAGACACCGGGACTTTTCTTACCAAAAAAATACGGTTAAATGTACCGATCGTTTCTGCAGCGATGGACACGGTTACCGAGGCCGGATTGGCGATCGCGATCGCTCAGGCGGGAGGTATAGGGATGCTTCATAAAAACATGAGCATTGAGCGCCAGGCCGAAGAAGTGCGTAAAGTGAAGCGCTCAGAAAGCGGCATGATCCAGGATCCGGTAACGCTGAATGCAAATGCGCTTGTTGCCGACGCCTTCCAGATCATGAAAGAGTTTAAAATAGGTGGTATCCCTGTAATTGATTCAGATCGTAAGCTCGTGGGTATCATTACCAACAGGGATCTCCGTTTCCAGAAAGACATGCAGCGTAAAATTTCAGAAGTAATGACCAGCGAAAACCTGATCACTGCTTCTGAAGGAACAACCTTGCTGCAGGCCGAGGAAATTCTGCAGGACTACAAGATCGAGAAACTTCCGGTAGTGGATGCCGAAGGAAGACTTGCCGGATTGATCACCTTTAAAGACATTCAAAAATATAAGAATTTTCCTAAGGCCTGTAAAGACGATCACGGACGCTTACGCGTTGGTGCGGCTGTTGGTGTTGCTGGTGATAACATTGAACGCGTTGCTGCCCTTGTAAAGGCGGGTGTAGACGTCGTGACGGTCGACACCGCACACGGACACTCCAAAGGGGTGATCGATATGGTTAAAGCAATTAAAGAGAGATGGCCTGATTTGCAGGTGATCGCAGGTAACATTGCTACGGCCGACGCTGCCCGGGAACTGGCTTATGCAGGAGCAGACGCCGTAAAAGTGGGAATCGGACCAGGTTCTATTTGTACTACCCGTATCATCGCCGGTGTTGGTGTACCACAGCTTTATGCGGTTTTCGAATGCGCGAAAGCACTTGAAGGAACAGGTATTCCGGTTATAGCCGACGGTGGTATCAAACAAACCGGCGATATCGTAAAAGCTATAGCAGCCGGAGCCAGCTCCATTATGGCGGGTTCGCTTTTTGCGGGAGTAGAGGAATCACCAGGCGAGACCATTATATATGAAGGGCGTAAGTTTAAATCTTACCGGGGCATGGGTTCTGTGGAAGCTATGCAACAGGGATCAAAGGATAGGTATTTTCAGGACGAGACAGATGTCGTGACAAAATTGGTTCCTGAAGGTATAGTAGGACGGGTGCCTTATAAAGGAACGCTTGCCGAAGTTATTTATCAATATGTAGGTGGCCTCCGTGCAGGTATGCACTATTGCGGCGCCGCTACTGTGGCCGATCTTCAAAAAGCGAAGTTTGTTCGTATTACCGCTGCCGGTATGCGCGAGAGTCATCCGCACGATATCTCTATTACTAAAGAAGCACCAAACTATTCAAGCAGGTTATAG
- a CDS encoding sulfite exporter TauE/SafE family protein, producing MSSDRLAFFIGLLGSLHCIGMCGPLAFAVPVGRPGWIYLVLNKLIYQFGRIISYCVLGVLAGLLGQQLWASGLQQGLSILTGLLIILAALSRLWKRRVSAGPAGRLTRPFQKAFNYAFRHKANHLIIGIINGFLPCGFVYLALAGAINTPDVKTAVSYMFWFGVGTVPLMLGATVAAGFTGQALRHKITKTIPYMMLVLGVWFVLRGLELNIPYVSPPPAAETAVCK from the coding sequence ATGAGCAGTGACAGGCTTGCTTTTTTTATCGGCCTCCTGGGCTCTCTGCATTGCATAGGCATGTGCGGCCCGCTGGCCTTTGCAGTACCGGTTGGCCGTCCTGGCTGGATCTACCTGGTTCTGAATAAGCTCATCTACCAGTTTGGACGAATTATCTCCTATTGCGTGCTCGGTGTATTGGCTGGCTTGCTTGGACAACAGCTATGGGCATCCGGCCTTCAACAGGGACTGAGTATTTTGACCGGTCTGCTGATTATTCTCGCTGCTTTATCGCGTTTGTGGAAGCGCCGTGTATCGGCTGGCCCGGCGGGGAGGCTGACCAGGCCTTTTCAAAAAGCATTTAACTATGCATTCAGGCATAAAGCAAATCACTTGATCATCGGTATCATCAATGGTTTTTTACCCTGTGGCTTTGTTTACCTCGCCCTGGCCGGGGCGATTAATACTCCGGATGTTAAGACGGCGGTATCGTATATGTTCTGGTTCGGGGTGGGTACTGTACCGCTCATGCTGGGGGCGACTGTCGCTGCTGGGTTTACAGGTCAAGCCTTACGCCATAAAATAACAAAAACCATCCCCTATATGATGCTGGTGCTCGGGGTATGGTTTGTGTTGAGAGGATTGGAGCTTAATATTCCTTATGTAAGTCCGCCCCCCGCCGCAGAAACTGCGGTTTGTAAATAA